A genomic segment from uncultured Marinifilum sp. encodes:
- a CDS encoding methylmalonyl-CoA mutase family protein has product MNTAYKLKNTVRIVTATSLFDGHDASINIMRRIIQASGAEVIHLGHNRSAEEIVDCAIQEDAQAIAISSYQGGHNEFFKYMYDLLQEKNAGHILIFGGGGGVILPAEIKELEEYGIAGLYSPDDGRNLGLQGMINEVLEKSDYEFEETELSEIKEIKDCDINLLSRLITLAEQDELQSSELFLKLRNKADISNIPVIGITGTGGAGKSSLTDELIRRLQNNYPELKIAILSVDPSRKKSGGALLGDRIRMNAINHPNVYLRSLATRRANLALSKYVDDALILLKAAEFDCIFLESSGIGQSDTEIVDYSDVKLYVMTPEFGAASQLEKIDMLDFADLVAINKFDKQGAQDALRDVKKQYQRNNLLWEQNPDDMPVYGTVASQFNDHGVNELYNALIEFLSANKEITFGDNGKTLLEASQKIEIVPPARVRYLSEIAEIVRRYNRKAEEQAEIADQLYALDKVIKLIKIEGFKKSVEYEYDKLSKGFKHQEIIDSWEDKKKRYKADVFTYNVRGKELKVDTYFETLSHSRIPKIVLPNYKSWGDVLKWNLKEGVPGEFPYAAGVFPFKREGEDPTRMFAGEGAPERTNKRFHYLAADQPAVRLSTAFDSVTLYGADPAYRPDIYGKVGNAGVSIASLDDAKKLYSGFDLCDPKTSVSMTINGPAPMLVAYFLNVAIDQQCEIYIRENGLEEEVKVKIEEIYAGRDRVSYVGDLPKENNGLGLMLLGLTGDQVLPKDIYKKIKKETICKIRGTVQADMLKEDQAQNTCIFSIDFALKMMGDIQEYFIHNQVRNFYSVSISGYHIAEAGANPITQLAFTLSNGFTLVEYYISRGMNVDDFAPNLSFFFSNGMDPEYTVIGRVARIIWAKAMKYLYKANSRSQKLKYHIQTSGRSLHAQEIEFNDIRTTLQALTGIYDNCNSLHTNAYDEAITTPTEESVRRAMAIQLIINKELGLAKNQNPLQGSFIIEELTDLVEEAVLLEFDRITQRGGVLGAMETMYQRSKIQSESLHYESLKHNGNLPIVGVNTFLSKKGSLTVQAKEVIRSDEEEKINQVKFKELVQENNKNKALKALLELKETALKNENVFAALMEVCKYCTLGQITNALYEVGGQYRRNM; this is encoded by the coding sequence GTGAATACAGCATATAAGCTTAAAAATACAGTTCGAATTGTAACGGCAACTTCTCTTTTCGATGGACACGATGCTTCGATTAATATCATGCGTCGAATAATTCAGGCTTCTGGAGCTGAGGTAATTCATTTGGGACACAATCGTTCTGCAGAAGAAATTGTAGATTGTGCCATACAGGAAGATGCACAGGCCATTGCAATTAGTTCGTATCAAGGTGGCCATAACGAGTTTTTTAAATACATGTATGACTTGCTGCAGGAGAAAAATGCAGGCCATATTCTGATATTTGGTGGTGGTGGTGGTGTTATTCTACCTGCTGAAATTAAGGAATTAGAGGAATATGGTATAGCTGGTCTTTATTCTCCTGATGATGGCAGAAACTTAGGTTTGCAAGGGATGATTAATGAAGTGCTTGAAAAATCTGATTATGAATTTGAAGAAACAGAACTTTCTGAAATAAAAGAGATTAAGGATTGTGATATAAACTTATTGTCGAGGTTAATTACTTTAGCTGAACAAGATGAATTACAAAGTTCTGAATTGTTTTTAAAGCTCAGGAATAAGGCTGATATCAGTAACATTCCGGTTATTGGAATAACAGGAACGGGCGGTGCAGGTAAATCTTCTCTAACCGACGAATTAATTCGAAGATTGCAAAATAATTATCCTGAACTTAAGATTGCTATCCTATCGGTTGATCCGTCTAGGAAGAAGAGTGGAGGCGCTTTGCTAGGAGATCGAATTCGAATGAATGCTATCAATCATCCCAATGTTTATTTACGCTCTTTGGCAACAAGAAGAGCCAATTTGGCCTTATCTAAGTATGTAGATGATGCTTTGATTTTGCTGAAAGCAGCTGAATTTGATTGTATTTTTCTTGAAAGTTCAGGAATTGGACAATCGGATACCGAAATTGTTGATTATAGTGATGTGAAGCTTTATGTGATGACTCCAGAGTTTGGAGCAGCAAGCCAATTGGAGAAGATCGATATGCTCGATTTTGCCGATCTGGTTGCCATTAACAAGTTCGATAAGCAAGGTGCGCAAGATGCATTGCGCGATGTGAAAAAGCAATATCAACGAAATAATCTCCTTTGGGAGCAAAATCCGGACGATATGCCTGTTTATGGCACAGTTGCTTCTCAATTTAACGATCATGGCGTAAATGAGCTCTATAATGCCTTAATCGAGTTTTTGTCTGCAAACAAAGAAATAACATTTGGAGATAATGGAAAAACATTATTAGAAGCTAGTCAAAAAATAGAAATTGTACCTCCAGCCAGAGTAAGATATCTTTCGGAGATAGCCGAAATCGTTCGAAGATACAATAGAAAAGCAGAAGAACAAGCAGAAATTGCTGATCAATTATATGCTTTAGATAAAGTAATTAAACTAATTAAAATAGAGGGTTTTAAGAAGAGTGTAGAATATGAGTATGATAAACTTTCTAAAGGCTTTAAACATCAAGAAATTATTGATTCTTGGGAAGACAAGAAAAAACGCTACAAAGCGGATGTTTTTACATATAATGTTAGGGGAAAGGAACTAAAGGTTGATACTTACTTCGAAACTTTATCTCATTCTCGCATTCCAAAAATTGTACTTCCTAATTATAAATCGTGGGGAGATGTCCTAAAATGGAATTTAAAAGAAGGTGTTCCTGGCGAATTTCCTTATGCTGCGGGTGTTTTTCCTTTTAAAAGAGAAGGAGAAGACCCAACACGTATGTTCGCAGGTGAAGGTGCTCCAGAAAGAACGAACAAACGCTTTCATTATTTGGCGGCAGATCAACCCGCTGTTCGATTGTCTACTGCTTTCGATTCGGTAACTCTTTATGGTGCCGATCCAGCTTATCGTCCTGATATTTATGGAAAAGTGGGTAATGCCGGCGTTTCCATAGCTTCATTAGATGATGCCAAAAAATTATACAGCGGTTTTGATCTTTGTGATCCAAAAACTTCTGTATCCATGACCATTAATGGTCCTGCACCAATGCTGGTTGCTTATTTTCTGAATGTAGCAATCGATCAGCAATGTGAAATCTATATCCGTGAAAACGGTTTGGAAGAGGAAGTTAAAGTAAAGATTGAAGAGATATACGCTGGACGCGATAGAGTAAGCTATGTGGGCGATCTGCCTAAAGAAAATAATGGTTTGGGATTAATGTTGTTGGGGCTTACAGGCGATCAGGTTTTACCCAAAGATATCTACAAGAAAATTAAAAAGGAAACCATTTGCAAAATAAGAGGAACAGTTCAGGCTGATATGTTGAAAGAAGATCAGGCTCAGAATACCTGCATTTTCTCAATTGATTTTGCCTTGAAGATGATGGGAGATATTCAGGAATATTTCATACATAATCAGGTGAGAAATTTCTATTCGGTTTCCATATCGGGATATCATATTGCAGAGGCTGGAGCAAATCCAATAACTCAATTGGCTTTTACTCTATCAAACGGTTTTACTTTGGTAGAATATTACATTTCCAGAGGTATGAATGTGGATGATTTTGCTCCAAATTTGTCTTTCTTTTTCTCCAATGGAATGGATCCGGAATACACTGTAATTGGTCGTGTGGCAAGAATAATTTGGGCGAAGGCCATGAAATATCTTTACAAAGCCAATAGTCGCTCTCAAAAACTGAAATATCACATCCAAACTTCGGGTAGATCCTTACATGCACAGGAAATTGAATTCAACGATATCAGAACCACTTTGCAAGCTTTAACCGGCATTTACGATAATTGCAATTCTCTTCATACAAATGCCTACGATGAGGCTATAACAACGCCAACCGAGGAGTCTGTTCGAAGAGCAATGGCAATTCAGTTAATCATCAATAAAGAGTTAGGATTGGCCAAAAACCAAAATCCTCTTCAAGGATCATTTATTATTGAAGAATTAACTGATCTAGTTGAGGAGGCAGTTTTGCTTGAATTTGATCGCATAACGCAGCGAGGTGGTGTTTTAGGTGCCATGGAAACAATGTATCAGAGGAGTAAAATTCAGTCGGAATCATTGCATTACGAAAGTTTAAAGCACAATGGAAATTTGCCAATTGTAGGTGTGAATACATTTTTGAGTAAGAAAGGTTCACTTACAGTACAAGCTAAAGAGGTGATTCGTTCTGATGAAGAAGAAAAGATAAATCAGGTGAAATTTAAGGAGTTGGTGCAAGAAAATAACAAGAATAAAGCACTTAAAGCTTTACTTGAACTTAAAGAAACGGCTTTGAAGAATGAAAATGTCTTTGCCGCATTAATGGAGGTTTGTAAGTATTGCACTTTAGGACAAATTACGAATGCTTTGTACGAAGTTGGTGGACAATACAGAAGAAATATGTAA